In one Photobacterium swingsii genomic region, the following are encoded:
- a CDS encoding heavy metal sensor histidine kinase, producing the protein MATKLIALYMASSFIVLASFALIVQYAIKHHFYAQDYQLLNSKFLTVAATLDDLQSNSSPALTENFTYLWVINHDGALTYSNSNQPLPPALSHQNALEWKEGGESYRGFRFKIKHPQYDAIVLAVNTGYHNSFINELDIVLIWTFLISSLISSVYAIFTVKKGLAPLQGLQSYLNNINTRQLDIRIPSNDLPVELSQLVETQNKMLDRLQCGFNRLSEFSSDIAHELKTPLTNMMTQTQVALSSARTIDEYQDILGSNAEEIERLNKTIRDTLYLAKSENQLLHSNKEPLTLAVIIQPLIEYYELLAEDKNVTIDIVELNLTEGGAQFGDKQMLQRAISNILSNALRHCDSNTAIAIQLSSDDNFNVIKVINTGEPIPASSLPYLFDRFYRADKSRKHTSSVGAGLGLAITKSITQAHGGDISVSSIQRVTAFSLMLKKDGM; encoded by the coding sequence ATGGCAACAAAGTTGATTGCACTGTACATGGCCTCTTCCTTTATAGTTCTCGCTTCTTTTGCTTTAATTGTCCAATATGCCATCAAACATCATTTCTATGCTCAGGATTATCAACTACTCAATAGTAAGTTTTTGACAGTCGCTGCGACATTAGATGACCTTCAAAGCAATTCATCACCAGCACTGACAGAAAACTTCACATACCTTTGGGTCATTAATCATGATGGGGCACTCACTTATAGCAATTCCAACCAGCCTCTCCCCCCAGCACTATCACATCAGAATGCATTAGAATGGAAGGAAGGTGGCGAAAGTTACAGGGGGTTCAGATTCAAGATTAAGCATCCACAATACGATGCCATTGTCTTGGCAGTGAACACGGGTTACCACAACAGCTTTATCAACGAATTAGATATAGTGCTAATTTGGACATTTCTTATCAGTAGCCTTATTTCAAGTGTTTACGCCATATTCACCGTTAAAAAAGGATTGGCACCTTTACAGGGACTACAAAGCTACCTTAACAATATAAACACTCGGCAACTTGATATTCGCATACCAAGCAATGACCTACCTGTAGAGCTTTCTCAGCTTGTGGAGACACAAAACAAAATGCTGGATCGCTTACAGTGTGGCTTTAATAGACTCAGTGAATTCTCTTCTGATATTGCTCACGAATTGAAAACCCCACTCACCAATATGATGACGCAAACTCAAGTTGCTTTATCATCAGCGCGCACCATCGATGAGTATCAAGATATTCTCGGCTCCAATGCAGAAGAAATTGAGCGATTAAACAAAACAATTAGAGATACCTTATATCTTGCTAAATCAGAGAATCAACTACTCCATAGCAATAAAGAACCACTTACATTGGCCGTTATTATTCAACCACTGATCGAATACTACGAATTACTGGCTGAAGATAAAAATGTCACAATTGATATCGTCGAACTCAATTTAACAGAAGGCGGTGCCCAATTTGGTGACAAGCAAATGCTGCAACGTGCTATTAGCAATATACTGTCTAATGCTTTGCGCCATTGTGACTCAAATACAGCGATTGCAATTCAACTATCATCCGATGACAACTTCAACGTAATAAAAGTCATCAATACTGGCGAACCTATTCCCGCTAGTTCACTACCCTATCTCTTTGATCGCTTCTATCGCGCCGATAAATCGCGCAAACATACCAGCAGCGTTGGGGCTGGATTAGGGCTTGCCATTACTAAATCGATAACTCAAGCACATGGTGGGGACATTAGTGTTAGCTCGATCCAACGAGTAACAGCATTTAGCTTAATGTTGAAAAAGGATGGGATGTAA